A window of the Vibrio pomeroyi genome harbors these coding sequences:
- a CDS encoding tellurite resistance TerB family protein — MDIKSLLNQALKSDLVKQGTQKLSQGSSSLSSLSQGSNSNGKGINKSTLGAFGAGAVGGGLLGALMGSKKTKKMGKKAAGIGGAAALGALAYKVYNDYQSKQGQTPNVEQAQFDENDANHSVLILRSMIAASKADGHVDEEEMAKIEQAVENMGADYQLTKLVSEELHKPLDPSEIAQLATSPQQASEIYLASLIVADEQNFMEKAYLKELAKQLNLADEVTYQLEQQVSG, encoded by the coding sequence ATGGATATCAAAAGCTTACTTAACCAAGCACTTAAGTCAGATCTCGTTAAACAAGGTACTCAGAAGCTTTCCCAAGGATCTTCGAGTTTAAGCAGCCTCTCCCAAGGCAGTAACAGCAATGGCAAGGGTATCAACAAGAGCACACTGGGCGCTTTCGGTGCTGGTGCTGTTGGTGGTGGACTGTTAGGGGCGTTAATGGGCTCTAAGAAGACCAAGAAAATGGGTAAGAAAGCGGCTGGCATTGGAGGCGCAGCAGCACTGGGCGCTTTGGCTTATAAAGTCTACAACGACTACCAATCCAAACAAGGCCAGACTCCCAATGTCGAACAGGCTCAGTTTGATGAAAATGATGCAAACCACAGCGTTCTGATTCTACGTTCGATGATTGCCGCGTCTAAAGCTGATGGCCATGTTGATGAAGAAGAGATGGCTAAGATAGAGCAAGCCGTCGAGAATATGGGCGCTGATTATCAACTGACTAAATTAGTCTCTGAAGAACTGCATAAGCCACTCGACCCAAGCGAAATCGCTCAATTAGCCACGTCACCTCAACAGGCGAGTGAGATCTACTTAGCCTCTTTGATTGTGGCCGACGAACAGAACTTCATGGAAAAGGCGTACCTGAAAGAGCTCGCGAAACAGCTCAACCTTGCTGATGAAGTCACCTATCAACTTGAACAACAAGTCTCTGGCTAA
- a CDS encoding YaeP family protein: MKVYDCCDLVRELYSQIGSGDQGYIPKAITCAVKTLNDLAADESLPKEARERAAFAAANLLISDFED; this comes from the coding sequence ATGAAAGTATACGATTGTTGTGATTTGGTTCGTGAACTGTATTCTCAAATTGGCAGTGGCGACCAAGGCTATATCCCTAAAGCGATCACCTGCGCAGTAAAAACATTGAATGACCTTGCTGCCGATGAATCTCTTCCTAAAGAAGCTCGCGAACGTGCAGCCTTTGCCGCTGCTAACTTACTAATTTCAGATTTCGAGGACTAA
- a CDS encoding DUF4250 domain-containing protein, with amino-acid sequence MNLANFEKMDPVMLMSIVNMKLRDDFGGDLDRVVNFYEIDKAALIAKLASAGFEYLPEAKQFR; translated from the coding sequence ATGAACCTCGCTAACTTTGAAAAAATGGATCCTGTAATGTTGATGAGCATCGTCAACATGAAGCTTCGTGACGACTTCGGCGGAGATTTAGATCGAGTGGTCAACTTCTACGAAATCGACAAAGCAGCACTGATCGCGAAGCTCGCGTCTGCTGGTTTTGAGTATCTTCCAGAAGCCAAACAGTTTCGATAG
- the glyA gene encoding serine hydroxymethyltransferase, whose protein sequence is MLKRDMNIADYDADLFAAIQEETLRQEEHIELIASENYTSPRVMEAQGSQLTNKYAEGYPGKRYYGGCEYVDKVETLAIERACELFGAEYANVQPHSGSQANNAVYMALLNAGDTVLGMSLAHGGHLTHGSPVNFSGKLYNIIPYGIDEAGQIDYEEMEKLAIENKPKMIIGGFSAYSQICDWKRMREIADKVGAYLFVDMAHVAGLIAAGVYPNPVPHAHVVTTTTHKTLAGPRGGLILSNEGEDLYKKLNSAVFPGGQGGPLMHVIAGKAVAFKEALEPEFKEYQARVVANAKAMVAEFLARGYNIVSGSTENHLFLVDLINKDITGKEADAALGAANITVNKNSVPNDPRSPFVTSGIRIGSPSITRRGFSEADAKELAGWICDILDNMGDESVIEATKAKVLEICKRLPVYA, encoded by the coding sequence ATGCTTAAGCGTGACATGAACATTGCTGATTACGATGCGGATCTATTCGCAGCTATCCAAGAAGAAACTCTTCGTCAGGAAGAGCACATCGAACTTATCGCTTCAGAAAACTACACAAGCCCACGTGTAATGGAAGCTCAAGGTTCTCAGCTAACAAACAAATACGCTGAAGGCTACCCAGGCAAGCGTTACTACGGTGGTTGTGAGTACGTAGACAAAGTTGAAACTCTAGCAATTGAACGTGCATGTGAACTATTTGGTGCAGAGTACGCAAACGTACAGCCTCACTCAGGTTCTCAAGCAAACAACGCTGTATACATGGCACTATTAAATGCAGGCGATACGGTTCTAGGTATGAGCCTAGCGCACGGTGGTCACCTAACTCACGGTTCTCCAGTAAACTTCTCTGGTAAGCTTTACAACATCATCCCTTACGGTATCGATGAAGCGGGTCAAATCGATTACGAAGAGATGGAAAAGCTGGCTATCGAGAACAAGCCTAAGATGATCATCGGTGGTTTCTCTGCTTACTCTCAAATCTGTGATTGGAAGCGCATGCGTGAAATCGCTGATAAAGTAGGTGCTTACCTGTTTGTAGATATGGCTCACGTAGCAGGTCTAATCGCTGCAGGCGTTTACCCGAACCCAGTTCCACACGCTCACGTAGTAACTACAACGACGCACAAAACGCTTGCTGGTCCTCGTGGTGGTCTAATCCTTTCTAACGAAGGCGAAGATCTTTACAAGAAGCTGAACTCAGCAGTATTCCCAGGCGGCCAAGGTGGTCCTCTAATGCACGTTATCGCTGGTAAAGCAGTAGCGTTCAAAGAAGCTCTAGAGCCAGAGTTCAAAGAATACCAAGCACGCGTTGTTGCTAACGCAAAAGCAATGGTTGCTGAATTCCTAGCACGTGGTTACAACATCGTTTCAGGTTCTACAGAGAACCACCTGTTCCTAGTTGACCTAATCAACAAAGACATCACAGGTAAAGAAGCAGATGCAGCACTAGGTGCAGCAAACATCACGGTAAACAAGAACTCAGTACCAAACGACCCACGTAGCCCATTCGTTACTTCAGGTATCCGTATCGGTTCTCCTTCTATCACTCGTCGCGGTTTCTCAGAAGCAGACGCGAAAGAGCTAGCAGGTTGGATCTGTGACATCCTAGATAACATGGGTGATGAGTCTGTTATCGAAGCGACTAAAGCAAAAGTACTAGAGATCTGTAAGCGTCTACCAGTTTACGCTTAA